Proteins from one Nitrospira sp. genomic window:
- a CDS encoding LPP20 family lipoprotein: MTRLQTVVITGTLAMATLVVGCAGQKPQQGGPLARTDTPIQEVKDLPKWVTEKGAAFSGERRVLYGVGNSAGVYNPALRRKAAEGQSRNDLAATLQVYVAGLQKQYLAETTAGSMDKTSVEQHIQDTFKQVTEATLVGAQIVQYWENPQRNEAYALARLDIEQFMEIMKSYAAASGQFKELDANMREFVRKNADKAHEELNQELDRRKRS; the protein is encoded by the coding sequence ATGACGCGATTACAGACGGTAGTGATTACGGGGACACTCGCGATGGCAACTTTGGTTGTGGGATGTGCGGGCCAAAAGCCCCAGCAAGGTGGCCCTCTGGCCAGGACGGATACGCCGATTCAAGAGGTCAAGGATCTGCCGAAGTGGGTGACCGAGAAGGGGGCGGCGTTCAGCGGCGAGCGTCGGGTGTTGTATGGGGTCGGCAACAGTGCGGGCGTCTATAACCCGGCGTTGCGTCGGAAGGCGGCGGAAGGCCAATCTCGGAATGACCTTGCGGCAACCTTACAGGTCTATGTCGCGGGGCTCCAGAAGCAATACCTGGCTGAAACGACCGCAGGCAGCATGGATAAGACGAGTGTGGAGCAGCATATTCAGGACACGTTCAAACAGGTGACAGAAGCGACCCTGGTCGGCGCGCAGATTGTGCAGTATTGGGAAAATCCGCAGCGAAATGAAGCCTATGCCTTGGCGCGGCTCGATATCGAACAATTTATGGAGATCATGAAAAGCTATGCCGCGGCCAGCGGACAGTTCAAAGAATTGGATGCCAACATGCGAGAGTTCGTGAGGAAAAATGCGGACAAAGCTCATGAGGAACTGAATCAGGAACTTGATCGACGGAAGCGCAGTTAA
- a CDS encoding LPP20 family lipoprotein yields MMPILRTSYGPMGSLLWLDRSISALKGVIVLVVCGVLAGCQTTAGGSASRADLVVERNETGAGKCEFLPESPRPPWITIRPDTPDYVGVGQAGPSESPEKQIRAAEDGARSSLASEISVKIFDELTHNLCEGQCGEEEQTQIRQKTELKTKQTLKGARVQQRWLDRGSCMVWVLLTLSPDKVEFRRVMMFNLSPPSIEMAGLLVGHLEKVLREDLIVVPVDARLEVCAADSTKAECQTRANTIFGAMTVSLEKEQLSGDRQFRQRNFRVTGRLRFQDREVSSFDVRCKARAEARAEVQTIDRAAAEDCRNKVQLTMKKDLEMMD; encoded by the coding sequence ATGATGCCTATATTACGAACGTCATACGGGCCGATGGGCTCTCTTCTATGGTTGGATCGTTCTATCAGCGCGCTGAAAGGCGTGATCGTGCTTGTGGTATGCGGTGTGTTGGCCGGATGCCAGACGACGGCTGGTGGATCGGCCAGTCGGGCGGATCTTGTTGTGGAAAGGAACGAGACCGGTGCGGGCAAATGCGAGTTTCTTCCCGAGAGTCCGAGGCCTCCATGGATAACCATCCGTCCGGACACGCCAGACTATGTCGGGGTGGGGCAGGCCGGTCCGAGTGAGAGTCCTGAAAAACAGATTCGTGCGGCGGAGGATGGTGCTCGGAGCAGTCTTGCTTCCGAAATCAGCGTGAAGATTTTTGATGAGTTGACCCACAATCTCTGCGAAGGACAGTGTGGAGAAGAAGAACAAACACAAATTCGCCAAAAGACAGAACTAAAAACCAAACAAACGCTCAAAGGGGCAAGGGTCCAGCAACGATGGCTCGATCGCGGTAGCTGCATGGTCTGGGTGTTGCTGACGTTATCGCCGGATAAAGTTGAGTTCCGGCGGGTCATGATGTTCAACCTGTCTCCTCCCTCCATCGAGATGGCGGGCCTGCTCGTGGGGCATCTCGAGAAGGTGCTCCGCGAGGATCTCATTGTCGTACCGGTCGACGCGCGGTTGGAAGTGTGCGCGGCCGACAGTACCAAGGCTGAGTGCCAAACTCGCGCCAACACGATCTTCGGGGCGATGACGGTATCACTGGAAAAGGAGCAGCTATCGGGCGATAGGCAATTTCGTCAGCGCAACTTTCGTGTGACAGGAAGACTACGCTTTCAGGATCGAGAGGTGTCGTCCTTCGACGTTCGATGCAAAGCCAGAGCCGAAGCCAGGGCGGAGGTGCAAACGATCGATCGCGCAGCGGCTGAAGACTGTCGAAACAAGGTGCAACTGACCATGAAAAAGGACTTGGAAATGATGGATTGA
- a CDS encoding tetratricopeptide repeat protein, translated as MSIGSGPVKKQKGTLAGISRAIPAVIGMVGLALLLTACQGKQLLVKVMHPPKVQIPVKVKDIDVEEFQGSVECAKPLKPKLITKVTESGVYTVAVPGLSEPEETLTIKGSVTTCALSLGSGTLNADVSAWYMGNQIHQEVVSEHTNRPGAPPNEVRDVLIDRVMNRTAKAILPVKRTEIRMFLPVDGDNDSGVTAAGAGNWALAVESFGKQVKEKPSEHRAWYNRAIAYEVTGQFKLALNDLRKAIDLKRSDLYVEALARVDRGMQNQKSIEDLKKNPE; from the coding sequence ATGTCCATAGGGTCAGGGCCGGTGAAAAAGCAGAAGGGAACACTGGCTGGTATCAGCCGTGCCATTCCGGCTGTCATTGGAATGGTTGGGTTGGCGCTTCTGTTGACGGCCTGTCAGGGAAAGCAGTTGTTGGTGAAGGTGATGCATCCGCCAAAAGTTCAGATCCCCGTGAAGGTGAAGGATATAGACGTTGAAGAATTTCAAGGTTCTGTGGAGTGTGCGAAGCCACTGAAGCCAAAACTCATCACGAAGGTAACTGAGTCGGGAGTATATACGGTTGCCGTTCCTGGCCTTTCAGAACCGGAGGAGACGCTCACGATCAAGGGAAGCGTGACGACCTGCGCACTTAGTCTGGGTTCCGGTACGCTGAATGCCGACGTGTCGGCCTGGTACATGGGGAACCAAATTCATCAGGAAGTAGTGAGTGAACACACCAACAGGCCAGGCGCCCCTCCGAACGAAGTCCGCGACGTCTTGATCGACCGTGTCATGAATCGCACAGCGAAGGCCATCCTTCCAGTGAAACGGACAGAAATCCGCATGTTTCTTCCCGTCGACGGAGACAACGACTCTGGGGTGACGGCTGCCGGAGCCGGCAATTGGGCACTGGCCGTCGAGAGCTTCGGCAAACAGGTGAAGGAGAAGCCCTCTGAACATCGCGCTTGGTACAACCGGGCGATTGCGTATGAAGTCACCGGCCAGTTCAAACTGGCGCTGAATGATCTTCGGAAAGCCATCGATCTGAAACGGTCTGATCTGTATGTCGAAGCCCTCGCACGCGTGGATCGGGGAATGCAAAACCAGAAGAGCATTGAGGATCTCAAGAAGAATCCGGAGTGA
- a CDS encoding vitamin B12-dependent ribonucleotide reductase — MRIERRFTKRGQSPYEGLAFVQRSSEIRNPDGSTVFKLEHIDIPEHWTQLAIDILAQKYFRKAGVPQVHEDGTPVVDAAGKPVLGGERDARQVFERLAGCWTFWGKNHGYFKTPEDATAFHDEMCYMLAHQMAAPNSPQWFNTGLHYAYGLSGPAQGHFYVEPKLGEVVRATNAFEHPQPHACFIQSIEDDLVNENGIMDLWVREARLFKYGSGTGTNFSRLRGDGESLSGGGRSSGLMSFLKIGDRAAGAIKSGGTTRRAAKMVCLDLDHPDIEEFIDWKVIEEQKVAAMVTGSKICAQRLNAVLQACQSTDAQGAAHLELDMKKNQGLREAVTAARRDMVPEAYIHRMFDYAKQGYTHFVFHEYDTNWDGKAYQTVSGQNSNNSVRIPNAFFDALERDGEWELRRRIDGKVSKTLKARDLWDKIAWAAWICADPGTQYDTTINEWHTCPEDGRINASNPCSEYMFLDDTACNLASLNLAKFFNEEGEFDLDSFRHAVRLWTVALEISVLMASFPSRAIAQKSYDYRTLGLGYANLGTILMKQSIPYDSPKATSICGAITAIMTGESYATSAEMAAEIGPFPCYSRNRESMLRVMRNHRRAAYSAPQAEYEGLTILPTSIQPEHCPPAMLLAARRAWDRALELGTAYGFRNAQVTVIAPTGTIGLVMDCDTTGIEPDFALVKFKKLAGGGYFKIINQSLPPALQALGYTEAQIRDIVAYCAGHQTLKGAPFINHEVLRQKGFDDAALERLEGSLAQAFEIQFAFNKYTLGEEFSRQNLNFTEAQLADPAFNMLKALGFTQEDVSAANDYCCGTMTVEGAPHLKLEHLPIFDCANRCGRIGQRYIAVDAHIRMMAAAQPFISGAISKTINMPSDATLEDVKAAYLFAWKSMVKAVALYRDGSKLSQPLNASSDSGKATEAMPSVAQVAEKVAERVLVRYLHKRRSLPARRGGYTQKAIIGGHKLYLRTGEYEDGTLGEIFLDMHKEGAAFRSLMNNFAIAISLGLQHGVPLEEFVEAFVFTRFEPNGPVKLNDRIKMATSIIDYIFRELAITYLERKDLAQVQEDDLRMDSMKKDDQDPECDEEEVDMTALKKASILTEHLPVRRNGMNGGNGHTQRAGNGSVAHKLELKRETLTVTSVRQEAREKGYEGDPCQNCKQFTLVRNGTCLKCMTCGETSGCS; from the coding sequence GTGAGGATTGAACGAAGATTCACCAAGCGTGGGCAGAGCCCCTATGAGGGTCTTGCGTTCGTACAACGTTCCTCGGAGATCCGGAATCCAGACGGATCGACCGTGTTCAAGTTGGAGCATATCGATATTCCGGAACATTGGACGCAACTCGCGATCGATATTCTGGCCCAGAAATATTTCCGGAAGGCCGGGGTCCCGCAAGTGCATGAGGACGGCACGCCGGTGGTGGATGCCGCAGGCAAACCCGTGCTGGGCGGCGAGCGCGATGCCCGGCAGGTGTTCGAGCGGCTGGCCGGTTGCTGGACCTTCTGGGGGAAAAATCACGGCTACTTCAAGACGCCGGAAGACGCCACCGCCTTCCACGATGAAATGTGCTACATGCTGGCCCATCAGATGGCTGCGCCCAACAGCCCCCAGTGGTTCAACACCGGGCTGCATTATGCCTATGGGCTATCGGGACCGGCGCAAGGCCACTTCTATGTCGAGCCTAAGTTGGGGGAAGTGGTGCGGGCGACAAACGCCTTTGAACATCCGCAGCCGCACGCCTGTTTCATTCAATCGATCGAAGACGATCTCGTCAATGAGAACGGCATCATGGACCTGTGGGTGCGTGAGGCGCGGCTGTTCAAGTATGGATCCGGCACCGGCACCAATTTCTCGCGCCTGCGCGGCGACGGCGAATCCCTGTCGGGCGGCGGGCGCTCTTCCGGGCTCATGTCCTTCTTGAAAATCGGCGATCGTGCCGCCGGGGCCATTAAGTCAGGCGGGACGACGAGGCGCGCGGCCAAGATGGTCTGCCTGGATCTCGACCATCCCGACATCGAAGAGTTCATTGATTGGAAAGTCATCGAAGAGCAAAAGGTCGCCGCCATGGTGACCGGTTCCAAGATTTGTGCGCAACGGCTGAATGCCGTGCTCCAGGCCTGCCAATCCACGGATGCGCAGGGGGCGGCGCATCTCGAACTCGACATGAAGAAGAACCAAGGGTTGCGCGAGGCCGTGACGGCGGCCCGGCGCGACATGGTGCCCGAAGCGTACATCCACCGGATGTTTGACTACGCGAAGCAGGGCTATACCCATTTCGTGTTCCACGAGTACGACACGAACTGGGACGGCAAGGCCTACCAGACCGTGTCGGGACAGAACTCCAACAACAGCGTCCGCATTCCGAACGCGTTTTTCGACGCCTTGGAGCGGGACGGCGAGTGGGAACTGCGCCGCCGGATCGACGGCAAGGTCAGTAAGACGCTCAAGGCGCGCGACCTGTGGGACAAAATTGCCTGGGCTGCCTGGATTTGTGCGGATCCCGGGACCCAGTACGATACGACGATCAACGAGTGGCACACCTGCCCGGAAGACGGTCGGATCAACGCCTCCAATCCCTGTTCGGAGTACATGTTCCTGGACGATACGGCCTGCAACCTGGCGTCGTTGAACCTGGCGAAGTTCTTCAACGAGGAAGGGGAGTTCGATCTGGACTCGTTCCGCCACGCCGTTCGCTTGTGGACCGTGGCGCTGGAGATCAGCGTGCTGATGGCGTCGTTTCCCAGCCGCGCGATCGCGCAGAAGAGTTACGATTATCGGACGCTCGGATTGGGCTATGCCAACCTCGGCACCATCCTCATGAAGCAAAGCATTCCGTACGATTCCCCGAAGGCAACGTCGATTTGCGGCGCGATCACGGCCATCATGACCGGCGAGTCCTATGCGACTTCGGCGGAAATGGCGGCGGAGATCGGTCCGTTCCCTTGTTACAGCCGGAACCGTGAATCGATGTTGCGTGTGATGCGAAATCATCGGCGGGCTGCGTACAGCGCCCCGCAGGCAGAGTACGAGGGGCTCACGATTCTGCCGACGTCGATTCAGCCGGAGCATTGTCCGCCTGCCATGTTGCTGGCGGCCAGACGCGCCTGGGATCGCGCCTTGGAACTGGGGACGGCCTATGGATTCCGGAATGCGCAGGTGACCGTCATTGCGCCGACGGGAACCATCGGTCTGGTCATGGATTGCGATACCACCGGGATCGAGCCGGATTTCGCCCTCGTGAAGTTTAAGAAACTGGCGGGCGGCGGCTACTTCAAGATCATCAACCAGAGCCTGCCGCCGGCGCTGCAGGCCCTCGGGTATACCGAGGCCCAGATCCGGGACATCGTGGCCTATTGCGCGGGGCATCAAACCCTCAAGGGCGCGCCCTTCATTAACCACGAGGTGTTGCGGCAAAAGGGATTCGACGATGCGGCCTTGGAACGGCTGGAAGGGTCGTTGGCACAGGCGTTCGAAATTCAATTCGCGTTCAACAAGTATACGTTGGGCGAGGAATTTAGCCGCCAGAACCTGAATTTTACTGAGGCGCAGCTGGCGGATCCGGCTTTCAACATGCTGAAGGCCCTGGGCTTCACGCAGGAAGACGTGTCGGCGGCAAACGACTATTGCTGCGGCACGATGACGGTGGAAGGTGCGCCGCACCTCAAGCTCGAACATCTGCCTATCTTTGATTGCGCCAATCGTTGCGGCAGGATCGGGCAGCGCTACATTGCGGTCGATGCGCACATTCGCATGATGGCGGCGGCTCAGCCCTTCATCAGCGGTGCGATCAGCAAGACCATCAACATGCCCTCCGACGCCACGTTGGAGGATGTCAAAGCGGCGTATCTCTTTGCCTGGAAGAGCATGGTGAAGGCGGTGGCGCTCTATCGCGACGGATCAAAGTTGAGCCAGCCGTTGAACGCGTCGTCCGACAGCGGGAAGGCTACGGAAGCCATGCCCAGTGTCGCACAGGTGGCGGAAAAAGTCGCCGAACGGGTATTGGTCCGGTACCTCCACAAACGCCGGTCTCTTCCGGCGCGCCGCGGCGGGTATACGCAGAAGGCCATCATCGGCGGACACAAGTTGTATCTCCGTACCGGTGAGTATGAAGACGGGACGCTCGGCGAAATTTTCCTCGACATGCACAAGGAGGGCGCCGCCTTCCGCAGCTTGATGAACAATTTCGCTATCGCCATTTCGCTCGGCCTGCAGCACGGTGTGCCGTTGGAGGAATTCGTCGAAGCCTTCGTCTTTACCCGATTCGAGCCGAACGGGCCGGTGAAACTGAACGATCGCATTAAGATGGCCACCTCGATCATCGACTACATTTTCCGTGAACTGGCGATCACCTACCTCGAGCGGAAGGATCTCGCGCAGGTTCAAGAAGACGACCTACGGATGGACTCGATGAAGAAGGATGATCAGGATCCCGAATGTGACGAGGAAGAGGTCGACATGACGGCGCTGAAGAAAGCCTCGATCCTCACCGAACATTTGCCTGTTCGACGGAATGGGATGAACGGCGGCAATGGTCACACTCAGAGAGCCGGCAATGGCAGTGTCGCCCACAAATTGGAATTGAAGCGGGAGACATTGACCGTGACCTCCGTGAGACAGGAAGCGAGGGAGAAGGGCTACGAGGGCGACCCGTGCCAGAATTGCAAACAGTTCACGCTCGTGCGCAACGGGACATGCCTCAAGTGCATGACCTGCGGCGAGACCAGCGGGTGTTCGTAG
- a CDS encoding DUF4359 domain-containing protein → MSNLTLTGVVASLMIAVWLAATNPTMEAYVQFVEARLTAEIEKMDQSGPRRDRDLIKAIFRAQGPKLVEGVVRPNTTRNNWGLLSLFETNVLDQPVLVLGVAGQFVPLRGVEEATLRVGRLAF, encoded by the coding sequence ATGAGTAACCTGACGTTGACCGGTGTGGTGGCGAGCTTGATGATTGCCGTGTGGTTGGCGGCGACCAATCCGACGATGGAGGCCTATGTGCAATTCGTCGAAGCCCGCCTGACTGCCGAGATCGAGAAGATGGACCAGTCTGGGCCGCGCCGCGATCGTGACCTGATCAAGGCCATCTTCCGCGCGCAAGGCCCCAAACTGGTAGAAGGCGTCGTACGGCCGAACACGACGCGAAACAACTGGGGTTTGCTGAGTCTCTTTGAAACCAACGTACTGGATCAACCGGTGTTGGTGCTGGGCGTGGCCGGTCAATTTGTCCCGTTACGAGGGGTGGAAGAGGCGACCTTGAGGGTCGGTCGGCTCGCCTTTTAA
- a CDS encoding MFS transporter, giving the protein MNHSSIYTLLTPRLGIMLPLGFASGLPLALTGATLQAWLTEAGLDLTTIGLFAYVGLPYTLKFLWAPVMDRIVPPWLGRRRGWMVVTQTGLALALALMAMIGPSSGAQIFAVLALGVAFLSASQDIVYDAYRTDVLKPEERGLGAATWVMGYRIAMIASGSLALILASRMGWSVAYLCMAGLMALGVLTIFLSPEPEDAQAAPKSMAEAVWGPLTEFLSRPMAVALLALIVLYKLGDAFAGALTTSFLLRGMQFSSEDIGVVRAFGIGATILGAFIGGGLLPRMGLFRALFLFGVLQALSNLSFLWLAWVGKSYPVMAVAVGVENLTGGMGTAAFVALVMSLCNHRYTATQFALLSSVEALGRVFLGWPAAKLVGVAGWGPFFFVTFLAALPGLWLLWYLRKPVADHAEANVGRGEAEVSC; this is encoded by the coding sequence ATGAACCACTCTTCCATTTATACACTGCTGACACCTCGCCTCGGCATCATGCTGCCCCTGGGCTTTGCCTCCGGGCTGCCGCTTGCCCTGACCGGCGCGACGTTGCAAGCCTGGTTGACCGAAGCGGGTTTGGACCTGACCACGATCGGCCTCTTCGCCTACGTAGGACTTCCCTATACGTTGAAGTTCCTCTGGGCTCCGGTGATGGACCGGATCGTGCCGCCGTGGCTTGGGCGCCGTCGCGGGTGGATGGTCGTGACCCAGACCGGTCTGGCTCTCGCGCTGGCGCTCATGGCGATGATCGGGCCTTCCAGCGGGGCGCAGATCTTCGCCGTGTTGGCGTTGGGGGTCGCCTTCCTTTCCGCTTCGCAAGACATTGTGTACGACGCCTATCGGACCGATGTGTTGAAACCGGAGGAGCGGGGGTTGGGTGCTGCCACGTGGGTGATGGGGTACCGGATCGCGATGATCGCATCCGGGTCTCTGGCGCTGATCCTCGCATCCCGCATGGGCTGGTCGGTGGCGTATTTGTGCATGGCCGGTCTGATGGCGTTGGGAGTCCTCACCATTTTCCTGAGCCCTGAGCCGGAAGATGCGCAGGCCGCGCCGAAATCCATGGCGGAGGCGGTGTGGGGGCCGTTGACGGAATTCCTCTCCCGTCCGATGGCGGTGGCGTTATTGGCGCTGATCGTGCTCTATAAACTCGGCGATGCCTTTGCCGGTGCACTCACGACATCGTTTCTCCTGCGCGGCATGCAATTCTCGTCGGAGGATATCGGGGTGGTCCGTGCCTTTGGGATCGGCGCGACCATTCTTGGCGCATTCATCGGCGGTGGTCTGTTGCCGCGTATGGGACTCTTCCGGGCGCTGTTTCTCTTTGGGGTCCTGCAGGCGCTCTCAAACCTGTCGTTCTTATGGCTGGCCTGGGTGGGGAAGAGTTACCCTGTGATGGCGGTGGCCGTCGGAGTCGAAAATCTCACCGGCGGCATGGGCACTGCGGCGTTCGTGGCGCTGGTCATGTCGCTCTGTAACCATCGCTACACGGCGACCCAGTTTGCGTTGCTGTCTTCGGTCGAAGCGCTCGGCCGTGTCTTTCTCGGCTGGCCTGCGGCGAAGCTGGTGGGGGTGGCCGGGTGGGGACCGTTTTTCTTTGTCACCTTCCTGGCCGCATTGCCGGGCCTCTGGCTGTTGTGGTACCTGCGCAAGCCGGTGGCGGATCATGCCGAGGCGAATGTGGGGAGGGGTGAGGCTGAGGTGTCTTGTTAG
- a CDS encoding formate/nitrite transporter family protein, whose protein sequence is MTTEPVTPASGSIADAYPPPEIAARVCQLGLAKVNTAVPTMVALAVLAGAFISLGALFYTVTITVGNESPALPFGVLRLVGGMTFSLGLILVVVGGAELFTGNNLIAMAWAARCVQTRQVVRNWVWVYLGNLLGAGGTAVLVLLAGVHTLGDGAVGETMVRIARGKVALDPLAAFARGILCNVLVCLAVWLCMGARTVADKVLAILFPISAFVACGFEHSVANMFFLPLGFALTAGRSASFSILDALSNLALVTLGNIIGGTVLVALVYWFIYLRTNPEPR, encoded by the coding sequence GTGACGACGGAGCCTGTCACTCCCGCCTCCGGGTCCATTGCCGATGCTTATCCGCCGCCGGAGATCGCAGCGCGCGTGTGTCAGCTCGGCCTGGCGAAGGTGAACACGGCGGTGCCGACGATGGTCGCGCTGGCCGTGCTCGCCGGCGCGTTCATTTCCCTGGGCGCTTTGTTTTATACGGTCACGATCACGGTGGGGAACGAGAGCCCGGCGCTGCCGTTCGGGGTGCTGCGCCTGGTCGGCGGGATGACGTTCAGTTTGGGGCTGATTCTTGTGGTGGTCGGCGGGGCGGAACTCTTTACGGGAAACAATCTGATTGCGATGGCTTGGGCTGCCCGATGCGTCCAGACGCGGCAGGTCGTGCGTAATTGGGTATGGGTCTATCTCGGGAATCTGTTGGGCGCCGGTGGAACGGCGGTGTTGGTGCTCCTCGCCGGGGTGCACACGTTGGGGGACGGAGCGGTCGGCGAGACCATGGTGCGCATCGCACGCGGCAAGGTCGCGCTCGATCCGCTGGCGGCGTTTGCCCGGGGGATCTTGTGCAACGTATTGGTGTGCCTCGCCGTGTGGCTGTGCATGGGGGCGCGGACGGTGGCGGATAAAGTGCTCGCCATCCTATTTCCTATCAGCGCGTTCGTGGCCTGCGGGTTTGAGCATTCCGTGGCGAACATGTTTTTCCTGCCGCTGGGGTTTGCGTTGACTGCGGGACGCTCGGCGTCCTTCTCGATCCTGGACGCGCTGAGCAATCTGGCGCTGGTCACCCTGGGCAACATCATCGGGGGGACGGTCCTGGTCGCGCTGGTCTATTGGTTCATCTACCTTAGGACCAATCCTGAGCCACGATAG